One window from the genome of Brachyspira hampsonii encodes:
- a CDS encoding beta-1,6-N-acetylglucosaminyltransferase: MSKICFLILAHKNQNQTMRLINHLKKDFDIYVHIDKRANLNIKSFDNVKVYKEIKTYHGGVSLVIATLFLIREAHKNNYDRYIFISGQDIPLKTNKEIIDFFDENKDKEFTSFENIRDYEDMYKEMSFRLNAYNFGKIYRKLLSRRFREAISNIPFIKRTTPENIYYGSQWWNLTNNAIKYILDYVEKNPEYLKRFNYTWGSDEIFFQSILMSGKFKDNCVNDCLRYLIWGVGTPINLQMKDYEKLKNNIKNNLFARKFDENIDNDIIDRLYKDLES, translated from the coding sequence ATGAGTAAAATTTGTTTTTTGATATTAGCACATAAAAATCAAAATCAGACGATGAGATTAATTAATCATCTTAAAAAAGATTTTGATATTTATGTGCATATAGATAAAAGAGCTAATTTAAATATAAAAAGTTTTGATAATGTTAAAGTTTATAAAGAAATTAAAACTTATCATGGCGGGGTAAGTTTAGTTATAGCGACATTATTTTTAATTAGAGAGGCTCATAAAAATAATTATGACAGGTATATTTTTATAAGCGGTCAGGATATTCCTTTAAAAACTAATAAGGAAATTATTGATTTTTTTGATGAAAATAAAGATAAAGAATTTACTTCATTTGAGAATATCAGAGATTATGAGGACATGTATAAAGAAATGTCATTTAGGCTTAATGCTTATAATTTTGGTAAAATATACAGAAAGTTATTAAGCAGAAGATTTAGAGAGGCTATATCTAATATACCTTTTATCAAAAGAACAACACCTGAAAATATATACTATGGTTCTCAGTGGTGGAATTTAACTAACAATGCAATTAAATATATATTAGATTATGTAGAAAAAAATCCTGAATACTTAAAAAGATTTAATTATACTTGGGGAAGTGATGAAATTTTTTTCCAGTCTATATTAATGAGCGGTAAATTCAAAGATAATTGTGTAAATGATTGTTTAAGGTATCTTATATGGGGAGTAGGCACTCCTATAAATTTGCAGATGAAAGATTATGAAAAATTAAAAAATAATATTAAAAACAATTTATTCGCCCGTAAATTTGATGAAAATATTGATAATGATATAATTGATAGATTATATAAAGATTTAGAAAGTTGA
- the yqeB gene encoding selenium-dependent molybdenum cofactor biosynthesis protein YqeB, translated as MSLFNDELVIIRGAGDLATGIVYSLYKAHFKIILLETQYPSSIRRKVALSEAVYEGESIVEDIKGILVKSYEEVLNIVTDKNYSKIPILIDPNCEILNHVKPTFLIDAIIAKKNLGTNKSMAKYTIALGPGFTAGRDCDVVIETMRGHNLGRMYTKGEAIANTGIPGNIGGKEAERVIHASADGIIENIKNIGDFVKEKEVIAYIKNNNEKIEVLAAFDGLLRGIIRDGFKVHKGLKIADIDPRKSEYNNCFTISDKARNLGGAVLTAMMYLYNM; from the coding sequence ATGAGTTTATTTAATGATGAACTTGTAATTATAAGAGGAGCTGGAGATTTAGCTACAGGTATTGTGTATTCTTTATATAAGGCTCATTTTAAGATTATATTATTAGAAACACAATACCCCTCTTCAATTAGAAGAAAGGTTGCCTTATCTGAAGCTGTTTATGAAGGTGAAAGTATAGTTGAAGATATTAAAGGCATATTAGTGAAAAGCTATGAAGAAGTTCTTAATATAGTTACAGATAAAAATTATAGTAAGATACCTATTCTTATTGATCCTAATTGTGAAATATTAAATCATGTAAAACCTACATTTTTAATTGATGCTATAATAGCCAAAAAGAATTTAGGCACTAATAAATCTATGGCAAAGTATACAATAGCATTAGGTCCAGGATTTACTGCTGGTAGGGACTGCGATGTTGTTATAGAGACCATGCGCGGTCATAATCTTGGAAGAATGTATACCAAAGGCGAGGCAATAGCTAATACAGGAATACCGGGCAATATAGGCGGTAAAGAAGCTGAAAGGGTAATACATGCAAGTGCTGATGGTATTATTGAAAACATAAAAAATATAGGTGATTTTGTTAAAGAAAAAGAAGTTATAGCATACATAAAAAATAACAATGAAAAAATAGAAGTGCTTGCTGCTTTTGACGGACTTTTGAGAGGCATTATAAGAGATGGTTTTAAAGTGCATAAGGGATTAAAAATAGCAGATATTGATCCTAGAAAATCTGAATATAATAATTGCTTTACTATTTCTGATAAGGCTAGAAATTTGGGCGGTGCTGTGCTTACTGCTATGATGTATTTATATAATATGTAA
- a CDS encoding restriction endonuclease subunit S — translation MTASELKKSILQMAVEGKLTEQNKNDEPAEKLLKRIKEEKEKLIKEGKIKKEKTVSEIYKRDGSYYERVSEGKNILKDVCIDEELPFDIPDSWVWCRIGSIGIIIRGNGIKRSDVVEYGFPCVRYGEIYTTYDISFEKAVSNIPEEIFKKSKHFSYGDVLMTLTGENKEDIAKAVVYLGNSEIAASGDLAFWTNHKMEPLFISYLMNSPYAIYCKSKLATGDIIVHISSSKLESILIPIPPIEEQRRIAEKIKILMPLINEYDELEKSITKLNKEFPHNIKKSVLQYAIEGKLTEQNKNDEPAEKLLKRIKEEKEKLIKEGRIKKEKTTSEIYKKDGSYYERVLDGKNIVKDVCIDDELPFDIPDSWVWVRLFNIITITTGTKDANFASENGEYDFFTCSSKPIKSKTYSYDGEYLIMPGNGANIGLVIYYNGKFEAYQRTYLLKNIYNINLIYLKFHLEFNWKKYNLDKMYGSAIPYIKLGNLEQYLVALPPIEEQNRIVRKIKKFNEIINTIK, via the coding sequence ATGACAGCATCGGAATTAAAAAAATCAATACTTCAAATGGCAGTAGAGGGAAAACTTACAGAACAAAATAAAAATGATGAGCCAGCAGAGAAACTCTTGAAACGCATAAAAGAAGAAAAAGAGAAATTAATCAAAGAAGGCAAAATAAAGAAAGAAAAAACGGTAAGCGAAATATATAAAAGAGATGGCTCCTATTATGAAAGAGTTTCAGAGGGCAAAAATATTTTAAAAGATGTTTGCATAGATGAAGAACTTCCTTTCGATATCCCCGACAGCTGGGTTTGGTGTCGCATAGGAAGTATTGGTATTATAATAAGAGGAAATGGGATAAAACGCTCAGATGTAGTTGAATATGGTTTTCCATGTGTGAGATATGGCGAAATTTATACAACATATGATATCTCATTTGAAAAAGCGGTTTCTAATATACCAGAAGAAATTTTTAAAAAGAGTAAACATTTTTCTTATGGAGATGTATTAATGACATTGACAGGGGAAAATAAAGAGGATATAGCAAAAGCTGTTGTATATTTGGGTAATTCTGAAATTGCTGCTAGTGGTGATTTAGCTTTTTGGACAAATCATAAAATGGAACCGCTTTTTATTTCATATCTTATGAATTCACCTTATGCTATATATTGTAAATCAAAACTTGCTACAGGTGATATAATAGTTCATATATCATCGAGCAAACTAGAAAGTATTTTAATACCCATTCCGCCAATAGAGGAACAGAGACGGATTGCGGAGAAAATTAAGATTTTAATGCCGCTTATCAATGAGTATGATGAACTTGAAAAAAGCATTACAAAATTAAATAAAGAGTTTCCTCATAATATCAAAAAATCTGTTTTGCAATACGCTATAGAGGGGAAACTTACAGAACAAAATAAAAATGATGAGCCTGCCGAGAAACTTTTGAAACGCATAAAAGAAGAAAAAGAGAAACTAATCAAAGAAGGAAGAATAAAAAAAGAAAAAACTACAAGCGAAATATACAAAAAAGACGGCTCATATTATGAAAGGGTTTTAGACGGCAAAAATATTGTAAAAGATGTTTGCATAGATGATGAACTTCCTTTTGATATACCAGACAGCTGGGTTTGGGTAAGATTATTTAATATAATAACTATCACAACAGGAACTAAAGATGCTAACTTTGCCTCAGAAAATGGAGAGTATGATTTTTTTACTTGTTCTAGTAAACCAATAAAAAGTAAAACATATTCATATGATGGTGAGTATTTAATAATGCCAGGCAATGGTGCTAATATTGGTTTAGTAATATATTATAATGGTAAATTTGAAGCTTATCAAAGAACGTATCTATTAAAAAATATATATAATATTAATTTAATATATTTAAAATTCCATTTAGAATTTAATTGGAAAAAATATAATTTAGATAAAATGTATGGATCAGCAATACCATATATAAAACTAGGTAATTTAGAGCAATACTTAGTTGCTTTGCCGCCCATTGAAGAGCAGAATAGGATTGTTAGAAAAATTAAGAAATTCAACGAGATTATTAATACTATTAAATAA
- the hsdR gene encoding EcoAI/FtnUII family type I restriction enzme subunit R yields the protein MTEEDIKQKLITPAIKKSGWKDNQINYEYAFTDGRFILKKKDVIRDKPKRADYLLSYKSNIPLAIIEAKSDKYSIGHGIQQAIDYAEILDLPFAYSSNGYGFLEHDMLTGREREISIYDFPKPEELWNRYKEDANIDSEKERIITTPYYYRQGANNPRYYQRIAINRTIKAAAEGKKRILLVMATGTGKTYTAFQIIHRFREANLAKKILFLADRNILIDQTMRQDFKPFKKVMTKIENKKMDSSYEVYLSLYQQLITNEDKEIFKEFSKDFFNLIIVDECHRGSAKDDSLWRRILEYFSSAVQIGLTATPKETKDVSSISYFGEPIYTYSLKQGIDDGFLAPFKVIRVGLNTDLEGWRPYEGQKDADGNEIENREYNVKDFDRNIVIKERDIEIAKIIIEYIEKNDRFAKTIVFCEDIEHAERMRKALINEHNEYCQKYNKNNLIAEDSRYIMRITGDEIEGKKQLDSFIEVDSLYPTIVTTSKLLTTGVDCKTCKLIVLINNIDSMTEFKQIIGRGTRIKEDYGKKYFTIMDFKNASRLFSDPDFDGEALSVHDEYLKKEENVDENINNDDGVILIDDDNEKEEKQKKVKIVVNGVEVEVLSERVQYFNSEGKLITESLTDYTKKNILGEYATLDSFINDWNSDKRKSVILEELSKRGVFLEALREYEHIDENIDDFDLICHLAYDKKPLTKSERINNVKKRGYLNRYEGAAREVIDALLEKYMDNSINDITDKSILLNSPFSKFGSASKIFNLFGGKENYNNAVKSLQKEIYKA from the coding sequence ATGACAGAAGAAGATATAAAGCAAAAATTAATCACTCCTGCAATAAAAAAATCAGGATGGAAAGATAATCAAATAAATTATGAATACGCATTTACTGACGGGCGTTTCATATTAAAAAAGAAAGATGTTATAAGAGATAAACCTAAAAGAGCAGATTATTTATTATCTTATAAATCGAATATACCTTTAGCTATAATTGAAGCTAAAAGCGATAAATATAGTATAGGACATGGTATTCAGCAGGCTATTGATTATGCTGAAATACTTGATTTGCCTTTTGCATATAGTTCAAATGGGTACGGATTTTTAGAACATGATATGCTTACAGGCAGAGAAAGAGAAATCTCTATATATGATTTTCCTAAACCTGAAGAATTATGGAATAGATATAAAGAAGATGCCAATATAGATTCTGAAAAAGAAAGAATAATTACAACACCTTATTATTATAGGCAGGGAGCAAATAATCCTAGATATTATCAAAGAATAGCAATTAATAGAACTATTAAAGCAGCAGCCGAAGGAAAGAAAAGAATTCTCCTTGTAATGGCAACTGGTACAGGAAAAACTTATACCGCTTTTCAAATAATTCATAGATTTAGAGAGGCTAATTTGGCAAAGAAAATATTATTTTTGGCAGATAGAAATATATTAATAGATCAAACTATGAGACAGGATTTTAAACCATTTAAAAAGGTAATGACTAAAATAGAAAACAAAAAAATGGATAGTTCTTATGAAGTTTATCTATCATTATATCAGCAGCTGATAACAAATGAAGATAAAGAAATTTTTAAAGAGTTTAGTAAAGATTTTTTTAATTTGATTATAGTTGATGAGTGTCATAGAGGTTCTGCCAAAGATGATTCTTTATGGAGAAGGATTTTAGAATATTTTTCTAGTGCCGTTCAAATAGGTCTTACTGCCACTCCAAAAGAAACTAAAGATGTTTCAAGTATTTCTTATTTTGGAGAGCCTATTTATACTTATAGTTTGAAACAAGGAATAGATGACGGATTTCTTGCACCATTTAAAGTTATAAGGGTAGGGCTTAATACAGATTTAGAAGGCTGGCGTCCTTATGAAGGGCAGAAAGATGCTGACGGAAATGAAATAGAAAACAGAGAGTATAATGTAAAAGATTTTGATAGAAATATTGTAATTAAGGAAAGAGATATTGAAATAGCTAAAATAATAATAGAATATATAGAAAAAAATGACAGATTTGCTAAAACTATAGTATTCTGTGAAGATATAGAACATGCAGAGCGTATGAGAAAAGCTTTAATAAATGAGCATAATGAATACTGTCAAAAATATAATAAAAATAATCTTATAGCAGAAGACAGCAGGTATATAATGCGTATTACAGGCGATGAAATCGAAGGAAAAAAACAGCTTGATTCTTTTATAGAAGTTGATAGTTTATATCCTACTATAGTTACTACTTCAAAACTTTTAACTACTGGGGTAGACTGTAAGACTTGCAAACTTATAGTGTTGATTAATAATATAGATTCTATGACAGAGTTTAAACAGATTATAGGAAGAGGAACTCGTATAAAAGAAGATTATGGCAAGAAATATTTTACTATTATGGATTTTAAGAATGCAAGCAGATTATTTTCAGATCCTGATTTTGACGGCGAGGCTTTGAGCGTTCATGATGAATACTTGAAAAAAGAAGAAAATGTTGATGAAAATATTAATAATGATGATGGAGTAATATTAATTGATGATGATAATGAAAAAGAAGAAAAACAAAAGAAAGTAAAAATAGTAGTAAATGGTGTAGAAGTTGAAGTATTGAGCGAGAGGGTGCAGTATTTTAATAGTGAGGGTAAACTTATAACAGAAAGTTTAACCGATTATACTAAAAAAAATATACTTGGAGAATATGCTACACTTGATAGCTTTATCAATGATTGGAACAGCGATAAAAGAAAGTCTGTCATTTTGGAAGAGTTATCAAAAAGAGGAGTATTTTTAGAAGCATTAAGAGAGTATGAACATATTGATGAAAATATTGATGATTTTGATTTGATATGTCATCTTGCCTATGATAAAAAGCCTCTTACAAAGAGTGAAAGGATTAACAATGTTAAAAAAAGAGGTTATTTAAATAGGTATGAGGGGGCTGCAAGAGAAGTGATAGATGCTTTACTTGAAAAATATATGGATAATAGTATAAATGATATTACTGATAAAAGTATATTATTAAATAGTCCTTTTAGTAAATTTGGTTCTGCTTCTAAGATATTTAATTTATTTGGAGGAAAAGAAAATTATAATAATGCTGTTAAAAGTTTGCAAAAAGAAATTTATAAAGCATAA
- the atpA gene encoding F0F1 ATP synthase subunit alpha: MNIKASEIAAVLKEEIKNYKADFTPNEVGVVVEVGDGIARIIGLPHVMANEMILFESGAVGLAFNLEEETIGAIVLGDYYGIKEGSKVSRLKRILEVPVGEALLGRVVNPLGVPIDGHGEITTDKRRVIEFPAPGIADRQAVKQPLQTGIKAIDSMTPVGRGQRQLIIGDRGTGKTSIALDAIINQKGTGVICVYVAIGQKASTVAGVVDTLRQHGALDYTIVVAATAADSAPLLYIAPYAGCAMAEYFMYEHKKDTLIIYDDLTKQANAYRQISLLLRRPPGREAFPGDVFYLHSRLLERAAKLSDELGGGSLTALPIIETQDNEVSAYIPTNVISITDGQIYLLTSLFMSGVRPAIDVGISVSRVGGNAQTKAMKKVAGTLRLDLASYRSLEAFSQLGIGLDKATLAQLDRGAKMVELLKQKQCSPMPFEEQVIVIFAATKGFLDNIEVDRVHEFEWRLIQYIKADKQNILDNIRDKKDIEDIDELYNVIEEFKSKF, encoded by the coding sequence ATGAATATAAAAGCTAGTGAAATTGCAGCAGTTCTTAAAGAGGAGATTAAGAATTATAAAGCTGATTTTACTCCTAATGAAGTTGGAGTGGTTGTAGAAGTTGGAGACGGTATAGCTAGAATTATTGGGCTTCCGCATGTCATGGCTAATGAGATGATACTTTTTGAAAGCGGTGCGGTTGGACTTGCTTTTAACTTGGAAGAAGAAACTATAGGGGCTATAGTTTTGGGTGATTATTACGGTATTAAAGAAGGAAGTAAAGTCAGCAGACTTAAAAGAATATTAGAAGTACCTGTAGGAGAAGCTCTTTTAGGAAGAGTTGTTAATCCTTTGGGTGTTCCTATAGACGGACATGGAGAAATTACTACTGATAAAAGAAGGGTGATAGAGTTTCCAGCTCCAGGTATTGCTGATAGGCAGGCGGTAAAACAGCCGCTTCAAACAGGAATTAAGGCTATTGACTCTATGACTCCTGTAGGAAGAGGTCAAAGACAGCTTATTATTGGCGACAGAGGTACAGGTAAGACTTCAATTGCTCTTGATGCTATAATCAATCAAAAAGGAACAGGTGTTATATGTGTTTATGTAGCTATAGGGCAAAAGGCTTCTACTGTTGCAGGTGTTGTTGATACATTAAGACAGCATGGAGCATTAGACTACACTATAGTAGTTGCTGCTACTGCGGCTGATTCTGCTCCGCTTCTCTATATAGCTCCTTATGCCGGATGTGCTATGGCTGAATATTTCATGTATGAACATAAAAAAGACACATTAATTATATACGATGACTTAACTAAACAGGCTAATGCTTATAGACAGATATCATTACTTTTAAGAAGACCTCCTGGAAGGGAAGCTTTTCCGGGCGATGTATTCTATTTGCATTCAAGACTTCTTGAGAGAGCAGCTAAACTTAGTGATGAATTAGGAGGAGGTTCTTTAACAGCACTTCCTATAATAGAAACTCAGGATAATGAGGTATCTGCTTATATTCCTACGAATGTTATTTCTATTACTGACGGACAGATATATTTGCTTACTAGTTTGTTTATGAGCGGGGTTCGTCCTGCTATAGATGTAGGTATATCGGTTTCTCGTGTAGGCGGTAATGCTCAGACTAAGGCTATGAAAAAGGTTGCCGGTACTTTAAGATTGGATCTTGCTTCTTACAGATCTTTAGAGGCATTCTCTCAGCTTGGTATTGGGCTTGATAAGGCTACTTTGGCACAGTTGGACAGAGGTGCTAAAATGGTTGAGTTATTAAAACAGAAACAGTGCAGTCCTATGCCTTTTGAAGAACAGGTTATTGTTATATTTGCAGCTACTAAAGGCTTTTTAGATAATATTGAAGTTGACAGAGTTCATGAATTTGAATGGAGACTCATTCAGTATATTAAAGCTGATAAGCAGAATATACTTGATAATATCAGAGATAAAAAGGATATAGAAGATATTGACGAGCTTTATAATGTTATAGAAGAGTTTAAGTCTAAATTCTAA
- a CDS encoding ankyrin repeat domain-containing protein yields the protein MKRLLLISFVLMITFIVSCGKKEEASISNNSVYVSSPDNIYHKTYTNVVKIQGKFVNMNSVFSYGNREEGEYSEEYDIFEAIENHSLKRVMELIEKGGDIDESYYGDDSIYSDFMNDSYAANGVTPLIFAVFYRDLGIMKYLLDNGADPYVKDEKGWNAFLWACSSGNVDVIKMLVNFDSDLVNSQNMYDANGLHMAALYDNVDVFEYLVHDLGIDINSTDEDGDGVLDYAEKDEAIEKLKELGAK from the coding sequence ATGAAAAGATTGTTATTAATTTCTTTTGTTTTAATGATTACTTTTATTGTTTCCTGCGGTAAAAAAGAAGAGGCTAGTATAAGCAATAATTCTGTGTATGTAAGCAGTCCAGATAATATTTATCATAAAACTTACACTAATGTTGTAAAGATTCAGGGTAAATTTGTTAATATGAACTCTGTTTTTTCTTATGGTAACAGAGAAGAAGGAGAGTACAGCGAAGAGTATGATATATTTGAGGCTATAGAAAATCATAGTTTAAAGAGAGTAATGGAATTAATAGAAAAAGGCGGAGATATTGATGAGTCTTATTATGGCGATGATAGTATATACAGCGATTTTATGAATGATAGTTATGCTGCTAATGGTGTTACACCTTTGATATTTGCTGTATTTTACAGAGATTTGGGTATAATGAAATATCTTCTTGACAATGGAGCAGACCCTTATGTAAAAGATGAAAAAGGATGGAATGCCTTTTTATGGGCTTGTAGTAGTGGGAATGTTGATGTAATAAAAATGCTTGTAAACTTTGATTCTGATTTAGTTAATTCTCAAAATATGTATGATGCAAACGGACTTCATATGGCTGCTTTATATGATAATGTAGATGTGTTTGAGTATTTAGTTCATGATTTGGGTATAGATATAAACAGTACAGATGAGGATGGAGACGGAGTTTTAGATTATGCTGAAAAAGACGAGGCAATAGAAAAATTAAAAGAACTTGGTGCCAAATAA
- a CDS encoding HsdM family class I SAM-dependent methyltransferase, protein MSLNNLVKRLQDIMRNDAGINGDAQRIEQMVWIIFLKIFNYKEEQWEAVYDDYESVIPDNLKWNNWAFDNKDGKALTGDELLSFVNTELFPSLKKLEIDNNSSMVKSIVKSAFEDNNNYMKDGILLRQVINVINEIDFEDYKERHAFGEIYETILRSLQSAGNAGEFYTPRAVTDFIIKMINPKLGERMADFACGTGGFLTSALNLVYDDVKNADKRELYNNFVYGIEKKALPFLLCITNMFIHDVDRPNIFHDNALEYDVRDYKEKDKFDIIVMNPPYGGNEKDNIKSNFPPDLRSSETADLFITLIMYRLKLKGRSAVILPDGFLFGTDNIKVSIKKKLFKEFNLHTIVRMPHSVFAPYTSITTNILFFDKTHSTKETWIYRLDMPKGYKNFSKTKPMKLEHFNEVIEWWNNRKEISADGFDKSRKYSIDEIVERNYNIDLCGYPHEEEEILPPAELIKQYQERRASLDADIDRVLDSIMNILK, encoded by the coding sequence ATGAGTTTAAATAATTTAGTAAAAAGACTTCAGGATATTATGCGTAATGATGCAGGTATAAACGGTGATGCTCAGCGTATAGAACAGATGGTTTGGATAATATTTTTAAAAATTTTTAATTATAAAGAAGAGCAGTGGGAAGCGGTTTATGATGATTATGAGTCTGTAATACCTGATAATTTAAAATGGAATAATTGGGCTTTTGACAATAAGGACGGAAAGGCATTGACAGGTGATGAACTTTTGAGTTTTGTCAATACTGAACTTTTTCCTAGTCTTAAAAAATTGGAAATAGATAATAATAGTTCTATGGTAAAATCAATAGTAAAATCAGCATTTGAAGATAATAATAATTATATGAAAGATGGTATATTATTAAGACAGGTTATTAATGTTATAAATGAGATTGATTTTGAAGATTATAAAGAGCGTCATGCTTTTGGGGAGATATATGAAACTATATTAAGAAGTCTTCAAAGTGCAGGAAATGCTGGAGAGTTTTATACGCCAAGGGCTGTAACAGATTTTATTATCAAAATGATTAATCCTAAACTAGGAGAGAGAATGGCAGATTTTGCATGCGGTACTGGAGGATTTTTAACTTCGGCTTTGAATTTGGTGTATGATGATGTGAAAAATGCTGATAAAAGAGAGCTTTATAATAATTTTGTTTATGGTATTGAAAAGAAAGCACTTCCTTTTTTATTATGTATTACTAATATGTTTATACATGATGTTGACAGACCTAATATTTTTCATGACAATGCTCTTGAATATGATGTAAGAGATTATAAAGAAAAGGATAAATTTGATATTATAGTAATGAATCCGCCTTACGGAGGCAATGAGAAAGACAATATAAAGAGTAATTTTCCGCCTGATTTAAGAAGCAGTGAAACGGCCGATTTATTTATTACTTTAATAATGTATAGATTAAAACTTAAAGGAAGAAGTGCTGTAATACTTCCAGACGGATTTTTATTTGGTACTGATAATATCAAAGTATCTATAAAGAAAAAATTGTTTAAGGAGTTTAACTTGCATACTATAGTTCGTATGCCTCATAGTGTTTTTGCTCCTTACACCTCAATTACAACTAATATATTATTTTTTGATAAAACGCATTCTACAAAAGAAACTTGGATTTATAGGCTTGATATGCCCAAAGGATATAAAAACTTTTCAAAGACTAAACCTATGAAACTAGAACATTTCAATGAGGTTATAGAATGGTGGAATAATAGAAAAGAGATAAGTGCTGATGGTTTTGATAAGAGCAGGAAATACAGTATTGATGAGATAGTAGAAAGGAATTATAATATAGACTTATGCGGCTATCCTCATGAGGAGGAGGAAATACTTCCGCCAGCCGAACTTATAAAACAGTATCAGGAACGCAGGGCTAGTTTGGACGCAGATATAGACAGAGTGCTTGATAGTATAATGAATATATTAAAATAA
- the atpG gene encoding ATP synthase F1 subunit gamma, protein MAEKLNVLKSRIKAISSTHKITKTMDMIARSRTAKILAVEQGMRPFTQKLNRIVEDLSHSDMDHVHPLLAPKKKIKNIILFVVTSSRGLCGSYNTKIFDEAMERIRHHHRHGREVQLHVLGKKGEVYFEKQGIPIARKYPRIDEESTFDDCSAVVQRFMHEYAVDNASRVEVIYTRYYTRVVHIPKIKSLIPMIPDEEDIEGHKIKKKLEYVIEPNVEDVLKEVVPMAIKTYFYFMLTSSFLSENAERSVAMRNATDNAERLLTDLKNKANRARQEHITNELLDIIGGSEAI, encoded by the coding sequence ATGGCAGAGAAACTTAATGTATTAAAATCAAGAATTAAAGCTATATCAAGTACACATAAAATAACAAAAACTATGGATATGATAGCAAGATCCAGAACAGCTAAAATACTTGCAGTAGAGCAGGGTATGCGTCCTTTTACTCAAAAACTTAATAGAATAGTAGAGGATCTTTCGCATTCTGATATGGATCATGTGCATCCGCTTCTTGCTCCTAAAAAGAAAATAAAAAATATTATACTTTTTGTTGTAACTTCAAGCAGAGGTTTATGCGGTTCTTATAATACTAAAATTTTTGATGAAGCTATGGAGAGAATCAGGCATCATCATAGACATGGCAGAGAGGTTCAGCTTCATGTACTTGGAAAAAAAGGGGAAGTCTATTTTGAAAAGCAGGGCATACCAATAGCTAGAAAATATCCTCGTATAGATGAAGAGTCTACTTTTGATGATTGTTCTGCAGTAGTTCAGCGTTTCATGCATGAATATGCAGTTGACAATGCTTCTAGGGTAGAGGTTATATATACTAGGTATTATACTAGAGTTGTACATATACCTAAAATTAAAAGTTTGATTCCCATGATACCTGATGAGGAAGATATTGAGGGACATAAAATTAAGAAAAAATTAGAATATGTAATAGAGCCTAATGTAGAAGATGTACTTAAAGAAGTTGTACCTATGGCTATTAAAACATATTTCTATTTTATGCTTACTAGTTCTTTTTTGTCTGAAAATGCTGAAAGATCTGTGGCTATGAGAAATGCTACCGACAATGCTGAAAGATTATTAACAGACCTTAAAAATAAAGCAAACAGGGCAAGACAGGAACATATTACTAATGAGCTTCTTGATATTATAGGCGGTTCTGAGGCTATATGA